From Acidovorax sp. 1608163:
CTCACATTGACCTCTTCGGTGGCCACGCGCTTGAGCGTGGAGTACAGCGTGGTCGTCTTGCCCGAGCCCGTGGGCCCCGTCACCAAAATGATGCCGTGCGGGCGCTTGACCAAGCCTTCCCAGCGCTGCGCATCGTGCAGCGAAAAGCCCAGCGCATCCAGGTCTTTCACGGCGTTGTCGGGGTCAAAAATCCGCATCACCATCTTCTCGCCAAACGCCGTGGGCAGCGTGGACAAGCGCATTTCCACCTCTTCGCCGCGCGGGTTGCGGGTCTTGATGCGGCCGTCCTGCGGGCGGCGCTTTTCCACCACGTCGATGCGGCCCAGCAGCTTGATGCGCGAGACCATGGCGTTGTGCACACCCATGGGCATCTGGTAGACAGGGTGCAGCACACCGTCGATGCGAAACCGGATCACGCCCTGCTCGCGCCGGGGCTCCAGGTGGATGTCGCTGGCGCGCTGGTCAAAGGCGTACTGCCACAGCCAGTCCACCACCTTGACCACGCCCTGGTCATTGGCATCGAGCTGCTTGTTGGTCTTGCCCAGCTCCACCAGCTGCTCAAAGCTGCTGCCCGCATTGGCGCCACCCGCCTTTTGGGCAGAGCGCACGGACTTGGCGAGCGCAAAAAACTCGGCCGTGAAGCGGTGGATGTCTTGCGGGTTGGCCACCACGCGGCGCACCGTGCGGCGCGACTGGCGCTCGACCTCGCCCACCCAATCGGTGATGAAGGGCTCGGCCGTGGCCACCACCACCTCCTTGGGCGTCACCTGCACGGGCAGCACCTTGTGGCGCTCGGCGTATGAGGCGCTCATGGTGTCGGCCACGCGGCCCACATCCACCTTCAGCGGGTCAATGCGCAGGTAGGGCAGGCCCGCGCGCTTGGCCAGGTATTCGGTCAGGGCCTCGATATCGAGTGGCCGGCCATCGCTGGCCCGAGACATGGCCACGTTGGCCAGGCGCACCAGCGGGTTTTGTGCGCTCTCGGCCTGAGAGCAGCGGGCAATGGTGCGCTGCGCTTCTTCGGCAGATATCACACCGTCCGCGCTCAGCCAGTCCACCACCTTGCGCCAGACCAGCGGGCCTGAAAAAGAGGTGGCAGAAGTACGTGCAGCGGTCGCAGTGTGAGGGGACATGGCAAAAACCTAGAAAAGACCAAAAGAGACCAGAAGAGACCGAAAGAAAACCGGAAAAATCAAAAAGGCCCAGGGAGCACCAGCCCCATCCGGCCCGCTATGCCGCAACGGGTTTGAACACGCGCACCCACTTGGTGGCAGGCAAGCCCCAACGCTCTTGCACCACCTCGGCCCGCGCCATCAGCTCGGCACGCTTGGGGCGCGAGGGGGTGCGCTGTGCCAGCACCACGGTGTTGCCCTCGCGGGTGGGCTTGAAGGCCCACAGCGCGTCTTCGCCAAACGCGCTGGCCATGCTTTTAAGGCTGCGCTCATAGCTCGACGAGCGGCCGAACAGGTTCACCGTCATGCAGCCATCGTCCGACAGCAGCGCGCGGCAGTCGGCGTAAAAATCGGGGCTGTCGAGCACCGGGGCTGCGGCCTCATGGTCGTACAGGTCCACCGCCAGTGCGTCCACCGTGCCCAGCCACATGGGGTTCTTGATTTCCTCGGCCGCATCGGCCAGCACCACGCGCAGCTTGGCGCCATCGGGCGGCAGCTTGAACCACTGGCGGCACACGGCCAGCACCTGCGGGTTCAGCTCGATGGCAGTGGCGCACAGGCGCAGCTTTTTGTGGCAGAACTTGGTGATGGCCCCGGCCCCCAGCCCCAGCTGCATGGCGTGGCGCTTGGTGACGGAGGTGGGCTCCACAAACAGCAGCCAAGCCATCATGCGCTGCACGTATTCCAGCTCGAGCACAAAGGGGTCGTCCACGCGCATGGAGCCCTGGATCCAGGGCGTGCCCAGGTGCAGGTGGCGCACTTCGCCATCGTCAGAGACGCTGACTTCTGGCAGCTCGGGGAGGGTATTTTTTTTGCGGGTCATGGGTTCAAAGCAATCCGTGCGCGGCCATCAACTGGGCCCACGCGGTCTGTTTACGTTCAAAGCTCCAAGAGGCGTTGGCCGGGCTGGTAGAGGGCAGAAGGGCCGACTGCACCTGGGCATCGGCATGCACACCCGCCCACTGCTGGCGCACCGCCGCACTGTGCTTGAAGCTTTCCCCGCCATTGTGGGCGATGGCGCGCAGCGCGGGGCATTCGCGCAGCAACTGCGCAAAATCATTGACCACAGCGCGGCGGATGCTGGTGTCCAGGCTGCCCTCGCGCTCGCAGCTCGCGTACACATCCCACACACCCAGGCGACGCTCCAGCAGCCAGGCACAGCGCTGGGCATAGTGCTGCGGCCCCGCAGGCGGCAGCGGGTGCTGGGGCCACAGGCTTTGCAAAATGCGCCAAAAGTGGTTTTGCGGGTGGCCGTAATACTGCTGCGCCTTGAGCGACGCCGCCCCTGGGAAGCTGCCCAGTATCAACACCACCGTGCGGCCCGACACCACCGGCGGCAACCCCACCAGCCGGGTGGGCGCGCCAGGGGCCGCCAACGAGGGGGCGGCTGCGACGGATGGGGGGAGGTCGGCGAAACCTGGGGATTTGGGGGCTTTCACGGGCACACCGCCCTCCATCTTTTTCATGCCCAGCATTGTGATGCGCTCACGTATCTGGAATGTATCCCGCCGGTGTCCGCTCTTGAAATGCTACCAAAACCGTAGCTGCCAGCGCTTATAGGTAAAGCGCTAGGGCCATTTTTTATTGAAAATTAAAGACAGCCCCGGCAAGGCGGCACAGGCGTTGGCGGTGGTCGCCTGCGCCAGCTCTGGCAGCGCCATGCCGCGCAGCTGGGCCACCACCTGCGCAATGCGGGGCAGCTCGGCGGGGGTGTTGCGCCCCTGGGCCTGGCCCTGTGCGCGCTGCGCAGCGGTGGTGTACAGCCAGTGGGGCGGTATGTCGGGGGCATCGGTCTCCATCACCAGGCTGTCCAGTGGCAACTCGGCCGCCAGGCGGCGCAGCTGCAGGGCCCGGTCGTACGTCACGGCGCCGCCAAACCCCAGCTTGAAGCCCAGATCGATGAAAGCCTGTGCCTGCTGCAAGCTGCCATTGAAGGCGTGCGCGATGCCCCCGCGCACCTTCACCTCGCGCAGGGCCTTGAGCAGCAAGTCGGCCGAGCGGCGCACATGCAGAATCACCGGCAGATCCAGTTGCCGCGCCAGCACCAGTTGCGCGCGGTAAAAGCGCTGCTGGCGCGCGTTGTCCAGCCCCGGCACAAAGAAGTCGAGCCCGATCTCGCCCACCGCCACCAAGCGCGGGTCGCTGCGGTGCTGCTGCAGGGCGTCGGCCAGGTGCTGCAGGTCTTCGTCCTGCGCGCGGCCGGTGTACAGGGGGTGAATGCCCAGGGCGTAGCTGTCACCATGCCGGTGGGCCAGCAGGCGCACGGTGTCCCAGTTGCTGCGCTCCACGGCGGGCAGCACGCAGTGCGCCACCCCGGCCTGCGCGGCGTGCTGGCGCACCGCGTCTACGTCGTGCGCCAGTTCGGGGGCGTCCAGATGAGCGTGGGTGTCTATCCAGAAAGTCATGGCGGCATGATGCCCCAAGGGCGCTCACGCCTCCCCGGGCGGCCCCTCGAAGCGCCCGCGCCCGTTGCGCTTGGCCAGGTAGAGCTTGGCGTCGGCACGGGCGATCAGGTCTGTGGCGCCTTTGGCGGGGTCCACGCCAAACGCCAGCCCCACGCTGGCGCCCACAAAGACGGTGGCAGCCTGAAGCTCGAAAGGCGCCTGGGCCGCCTCCACAATCTTGGCGGCCACGGTGCGGGCGTGGTCCAGCTCGCGCACCTGCTCCAGCACCACGGCAAACTCATCGCCGCCCAGGCGGGCCACCGCGTCGCGCGGGCGCACCAGCGAGCGCAGGCGCTGGGCAAACAGCTTGAGCAGCTCATCCCCCACGGGGTGGCCGTAGGTGTCGTTCACGGGCTTGAAACAGTCCAGATCAATGTACAACAGCGCCATGTGGGCACCGCCGCCCTGGGCCAGGCTGCGCTGCATGTAGGCGTCCAGCCCGGCGCGGTTGAGCAGGCCCGTGAGGGGGTCGCGCTGCGACAAGGCCAGCAGCCGCCCGGCTTCTTGGCGGTGCTCGGTAATGTCCTGGGCCATGGCCACAAAACCATCGACCTCGCCCGACTCGGTGCGCAGGGGCATGTAGTGGATGGACAGGTGGCTCGCAGGCGCGCGGTGCGCATAGTCTTTTTCAAAGGTGACCGTCTCTCCCGCCAACACGCGCTGCACCATGGGCAGGCTGCGCTGGTGCTCGGCCTCGCCCAGCACCTCTTGCAGCAAATGGCCCACCACCTCGTCGCGCCGCTTGCCATGCCAGCGCTCAAAGGCGCTGTTGATGAAGCGGTATCGCAAATCGGAGCCCACCACGGCCACTTGGGCAGGCACCACCTCGGTCACCGAGCGCAAGGTGTTGGTCTGGCGCAGCAGCTCCTGGCGGGCCTGCTCGGCGTGCGAGATGTCGCGCATCACCCCGGACAAGTGCTCCAGCTTGCCCTGCAGGTCACGGTGCCCGATCACCATGTGGCTCACCGGCAGCAGGCGCCCGCCTGCGCCGCACACCGTGATCTCGCCCGTCCACAGGCTGTTGCGCTGCACCTCGGGCACCACCACCTCGGCATGCAGCTGCAGCATGTCGGGCGGCAGCAGTTGGGAGAGCTGCACGCTGGACGCAGGCACCTCGGGCGCCAACCCCAGCAGGGCCCTTGCAGCGGGGTTGAGGTAGGTGATTTCACCCTGCACCGAGGCCTGCACCACAAAGTCCGACGTGCTCTCGATGATGTCGGACAGCATGCGCCGTGCACGCTCGGCCTGCACACGCTGGGTGATGTCTTGTACCGCCCCCACCAGGCGCACGGTGACGCCGTCGCGCCGCTCTGCCTCGCCAAACGAGCGCAGCCACAGGCGCTTGCCCTTGGCGGTGACGGCGGGCAGCTCCAGGTCCCACGGCTCGCCGGTCTGGACGGCGCGCTCCACCGCCTTGTGGATCAATGGGCGGGCATGGGGCTCGTAAAAATCCAGGGCATCCCGCATGGCGGGCACCACGCCCGGCTCGGTTTCGTGGATGCGCTGCATCTGCACCGTCCAGGCCGAATGGCCAGTGACCAAATCGCGCTCCCACCCGCCCACGCCCGCCACGTTGCCAATGCGTTCGAGCAGCTGCTCGCTGGCACGCAAAGCACGTGCAGCCTCTTTCTGGGCAGAAATGTCCCGCCCCACCGAGTGCAGATAGGGCCGCCCCTGGGGGTCACGCAACAGGCTGTTGATCCAGGAGACCCAGCGTTCCCCGCCCTCTTTGGGGGTGTGGACCATGCGGTCTTCACCTTCACAGCGCTGGCCGGTGCGAAACACATCGGCCAGGCGCTGGCGCAAAACATCGCGGTCTTGGGGCTTCACATAGTCGTACAGGTTGCACCCCACCATGCTCTGCCCTTCCATGCCCGCGAGCCTCGCGTAGGCCGGATTGGCATAAAAAATCTCGCCATCGGCCCACGACAGCGCGACCATCTCGCCCTGCCCCTCCACCATGGTGCGGTAACGGGCTTCGCTTTCGGCCAGCGCTTTTTCGTAATCGTCACGCACGCTGAAGGCCCGCGTCAGCAAGTCGCGGCGCATGGCCAGGGCCTGTGCAGCCAGGTGTGAGAGCGATTGCAGTGCCGCACGCTGCTGCGCGCTCAACTGCCGCGCTTGGCGGTCAATCACACACAACGTGCCCACCCGTTCACCGCCGGGCGCATGCAGCGGCGCTCCGGCGTAAAAACGGATATGGGGCTCCGCCGTGACCAAGGGGTTGCATACAAAGCGGGTGTCCAGGGTGGCATCACCCACCTCCATGACGTCGGGCGTGAGGATGGCGTGCGCGCAAAACGCCACATCGCGCGCGGTCTCTGTCACCCCAGGCAACCCCACGTTGGACTTGAACCATTGCCGGTGCTCGTCCAGCAGACTGATCAGCGCAATGGGGGCCCCGCACATCTCGGCGGCCATGTGGGCGATGGAATCAAACAGAGGCTCGGGCGAAGTGTCCAGCACCAGCAGGTCGCGCAAAGCGGCCAGCCGCCGGGCCTCTTCCTGGTCCTGGGTCTGGTTTGGCAAGGAACCCTCCATCGATAGCCCTTCCCCTCCTGACTGCCCTGCCCTGGTCGGCGACTGCACTGCGCTGATGGCAGCGCACGGAGGATGCCCCATTCTGCACACGTTCTGTAACAAAACAACCCAAATACGGC
This genomic window contains:
- a CDS encoding GspE/PulE family protein, coding for MSPHTATAARTSATSFSGPLVWRKVVDWLSADGVISAEEAQRTIARCSQAESAQNPLVRLANVAMSRASDGRPLDIEALTEYLAKRAGLPYLRIDPLKVDVGRVADTMSASYAERHKVLPVQVTPKEVVVATAEPFITDWVGEVERQSRRTVRRVVANPQDIHRFTAEFFALAKSVRSAQKAGGANAGSSFEQLVELGKTNKQLDANDQGVVKVVDWLWQYAFDQRASDIHLEPRREQGVIRFRIDGVLHPVYQMPMGVHNAMVSRIKLLGRIDVVEKRRPQDGRIKTRNPRGEEVEMRLSTLPTAFGEKMVMRIFDPDNAVKDLDALGFSLHDAQRWEGLVKRPHGIILVTGPTGSGKTTTLYSTLKRVATEEVNVSTVEDPIEMIEPSFNQTQVQPQLDFNFAEGLRALMRQDPDIIMVGEIRDLETAEMAIQAALTGHLVFSTLHTNDAPSAITRMMELGVPSYLINATLLGVLAQRLVRTFCKHCKQPDEAAQRETLADVVKPWKLNGAYQPYKAVGCVDCRMTGFQGRMGLYELLTVTETLKDKINQAPSIDALRRQAVQDGMRPLRLAGALRVAEGVTSLDEVIAATPPLE
- a CDS encoding spermidine synthase gives rise to the protein MTRKKNTLPELPEVSVSDDGEVRHLHLGTPWIQGSMRVDDPFVLELEYVQRMMAWLLFVEPTSVTKRHAMQLGLGAGAITKFCHKKLRLCATAIELNPQVLAVCRQWFKLPPDGAKLRVVLADAAEEIKNPMWLGTVDALAVDLYDHEAAAPVLDSPDFYADCRALLSDDGCMTVNLFGRSSSYERSLKSMASAFGEDALWAFKPTREGNTVVLAQRTPSRPKRAELMARAEVVQERWGLPATKWVRVFKPVAA
- a CDS encoding DNA-deoxyinosine glycosylase, encoding MKKMEGGVPVKAPKSPGFADLPPSVAAAPSLAAPGAPTRLVGLPPVVSGRTVVLILGSFPGAASLKAQQYYGHPQNHFWRILQSLWPQHPLPPAGPQHYAQRCAWLLERRLGVWDVYASCEREGSLDTSIRRAVVNDFAQLLRECPALRAIAHNGGESFKHSAAVRQQWAGVHADAQVQSALLPSTSPANASWSFERKQTAWAQLMAAHGLL
- a CDS encoding TatD family hydrolase — translated: MTFWIDTHAHLDAPELAHDVDAVRQHAAQAGVAHCVLPAVERSNWDTVRLLAHRHGDSYALGIHPLYTGRAQDEDLQHLADALQQHRSDPRLVAVGEIGLDFFVPGLDNARQQRFYRAQLVLARQLDLPVILHVRRSADLLLKALREVKVRGGIAHAFNGSLQQAQAFIDLGFKLGFGGAVTYDRALQLRRLAAELPLDSLVMETDAPDIPPHWLYTTAAQRAQGQAQGRNTPAELPRIAQVVAQLRGMALPELAQATTANACAALPGLSLIFNKKWP
- a CDS encoding PAS domain S-box protein — encoded protein: MPNQTQDQEEARRLAALRDLLVLDTSPEPLFDSIAHMAAEMCGAPIALISLLDEHRQWFKSNVGLPGVTETARDVAFCAHAILTPDVMEVGDATLDTRFVCNPLVTAEPHIRFYAGAPLHAPGGERVGTLCVIDRQARQLSAQQRAALQSLSHLAAQALAMRRDLLTRAFSVRDDYEKALAESEARYRTMVEGQGEMVALSWADGEIFYANPAYARLAGMEGQSMVGCNLYDYVKPQDRDVLRQRLADVFRTGQRCEGEDRMVHTPKEGGERWVSWINSLLRDPQGRPYLHSVGRDISAQKEAARALRASEQLLERIGNVAGVGGWERDLVTGHSAWTVQMQRIHETEPGVVPAMRDALDFYEPHARPLIHKAVERAVQTGEPWDLELPAVTAKGKRLWLRSFGEAERRDGVTVRLVGAVQDITQRVQAERARRMLSDIIESTSDFVVQASVQGEITYLNPAARALLGLAPEVPASSVQLSQLLPPDMLQLHAEVVVPEVQRNSLWTGEITVCGAGGRLLPVSHMVIGHRDLQGKLEHLSGVMRDISHAEQARQELLRQTNTLRSVTEVVPAQVAVVGSDLRYRFINSAFERWHGKRRDEVVGHLLQEVLGEAEHQRSLPMVQRVLAGETVTFEKDYAHRAPASHLSIHYMPLRTESGEVDGFVAMAQDITEHRQEAGRLLALSQRDPLTGLLNRAGLDAYMQRSLAQGGGAHMALLYIDLDCFKPVNDTYGHPVGDELLKLFAQRLRSLVRPRDAVARLGGDEFAVVLEQVRELDHARTVAAKIVEAAQAPFELQAATVFVGASVGLAFGVDPAKGATDLIARADAKLYLAKRNGRGRFEGPPGEA